The Juglans microcarpa x Juglans regia isolate MS1-56 chromosome 8D, Jm3101_v1.0, whole genome shotgun sequence genomic sequence acaaaggAGTAGATACAGACATATAGGGAGATATGGTAGGGGAAACAAAGTACCTTGTCCTGTCTTCTGAAAATTTGCCAAGTTCCGAGTCCAAAAGTGAGAGCTCCAGGAAGGAACAGAAACAATTTAGACCATCCCGACCTTCTTTCATTCCCTAAAACCAGAAATAAGCTCATCACCAACCAAGGAAAACATCTTCAGATCTTATTAACAACaacgaaaaataaaattcagaaTCCCAAAATGTAAAAGGCTAGAAAACACAAGTACCGGCAGCTTGGGAAGAGGACGCTGGCTGGGATTCCGGCACAGCGGAGGTAGAGAAGGAAGAATAGCATGGTGGTAGTGGCGGTAGGTCCCATGGCCTGGGAAGCGAAACGCTATTATTACTACCACTACTAATACCTTCGACCACACGGAGCTTTCTGGTTAGAGCTCTGGAAATGGAAGCTGCTACAGCCATTTTTGATCGACAAGATCTTCCCAATTCATTTCACAATCCTACGTGTTTCATCTCTCTCGCCCTCCTTTCCAAAGGGTTTAAGGAGGGCTTATGCGGGTCGGGTCAAATTCGGGCCCAAACTCTGAGACCCATTTTCCAGAAAGCCCAATTCTCTCTCTAACTAGGGTTTTATACTCccctctatatatatgttccaTATCCTCTAAATCCTCAGATCCTCCTCTTTCTTCCTCAAATGCCTGCAAATTCTCTCTCGTTTCCTTTAAATGGGTTTCTATTTCGTTGATCAGATATCAAATaaagtttgtttcttttctcttcGATTGAAAAGAAAGAAGGCAATCAGTTTGCGTCACTGATGCGCTTTAATCAATCAGATTGATAGATAGCGTATTCAGCCCTTTTCGTTGCCGAAATCGTTGTTCTTTGCGAGCAGCCTATGCTTGCATTTGCCgttttcttccttctctacGGCTTTTGCATTCAGATGCTCGTACAtaattttccttctctctctctctagatttcatatgtttgattttttctgtttttctcaagaaaatctTGTGATTTTGGcttgttttttggattttcaatTATGTTTAATAACACATCTTTCATCTTTTGCAGTATAAAGTCATtgaaattctcaaatttaaaacttCCAAACCTCTATGATTatatatgatttcatataaCTATTGGATCTTGATTTTACGTAGGACTAACTAGCATTAAGTGTTGTTCAAAAACAGAGTACAGCATCAGGGAAACACTAACAAGGTTAAGAtcgaacaaaatacaaaattatttactattaaaGCAGTTTCCATAGCtatcttttttgctttttggaCCATATGGGTCAGAGTGGCATTCAGAATCTCCAGTACAAAAGCTATCATCAAGCCTGGAATGCTGAAATGAACAATAGAGCCAGAAAGAGAGCTGCCAAACCAGACCCACCAAACTGAGAGACCCCATATGCTGCTGCTGCACTTTTTGAATCTGTGATCAGAAAAAGCAATTCATAAGCTTTAATTTGCACCAGAACTAAGCTTGTTTTCTGATTATCAACATTTGACTTAAAAATGCTTAACTAATTTGTGAGAGCAGTGACTATAGCCAAGCAAAAAGAACATTTCTACTAGAACAGATTCCAGAACATACAAAACGAAAAAGAAATGAtctttttaacattaaaaagaGCGTTCTACAGTATTTTGAAACAGTCATTTTCAAAAAGAGTCAActctattgttaaaaaatttatttatttttatatatatcttatatttatttaccttttgtaaaGTGATTATACGGACTcgtaactatcattttttatttggtttcttttgtttgttttagtttgtgagtgaaaaatataaattttacagtATAATTTATACGTGTCAATTATTCACAATGACGATTTGGATTTGAAAGCAAGAGATGATCTAGAAATGGTtccatgaaaaatatatactttcatCCTACACgaattatttcttttacttGCAAAAGCAAATACTTTCTTTGGAAGTTTTTACCCAAGTAATAGGAAAGAAACAAATGTAGGGAATTACCATCGGaggagggaggggaagaagcTGAACTTGCTGGCATCCCCGCTGCTGTATTggggccaaaaaaaaaaaacataaagtcCAGTTAAACGGTCATATCATGCCCTTTCAGATGATCAAAAGCAAAATGAAAGATCATTTCAAACATCATTACTGTGTAATTTCTACTAAAGGATATGTTTGTAAACACaattattactattaacaaattcttcattattattcacaaattatttcactattatttacagatcatatgagatattcttagtatccaaacacagtctaaatatatatatatttataggtatatattatttttatgatacctTAATGCATTATATTAATTGCTTAACACAAATAAAGATATGCATTCAAACTGAAAATATGAATCTGACATTTAAAAGACCTAAATTAaacagaaaataacaaaaaatattaacaacaatatataggaaaagaaaattctattatGAAGGCAATATATAGAGTACATTTAGTAAAATGCTTACATGttatattttggtttgagagataaattttcaaagtttaatatattaattaaatcttttcatttaaatgatgtaaATGGTATGCTCTACATATTGGCTTGGTAATAGAATAACTGTATTGGGGAAGCAATGACTTGGACACCTCTTTGTTGTGTTTTAACAAGATCATATTCTTCACTTATCTTATGTTTGTCCAATCCTAAGATaaaataatgctacatacaattttaaagaatacaaattttatgtacttctttaaaaaaaattggagtctacagttaaaaaatgagttttttgaTATGGGTAATAGCAaacatcataaaaaatgatTCATTTTGTTCATTTACATGAGTAAAAGATTTTGAtatgttaacttttttttaaaatgagtgtgaGAAACTTATACACGTACTTTAGAATTGGataaatcatttcttttatctatatattacaaaaaaaatgagtatttataatggattatttgagacaaaaataaacctattttaacaaaaaataatcatttttacagaaaataaccGGTTACGATTAAACAATTTCCTTTAGTGCTAATAACTAATTGGGTGCAGATCAAAGAGACTGGCCGGCTGGATTTTTGTTAATCTCTGAAATAATAGTTTGCAATTTTTTCTAAGGTTCTtgtaataagaaataatatatagaaactaaatatatatatatatatatatatattcaggaATTATATTGAGGAGAGAACGGATCTCTCttaaagggaaaataaaatctGCAAAACCTTTTTTGCATAATGATATGTCGGCGTTGGAACCGCAGGCCTTTGGAAGCTTCAAGGCATCGTCCTGGGTAACGTTGAACGACTTTAGAATCTCAGGATTGTCGAAAACACGGCAGAGGCAATTGACATCATCGGTGAGCATCTCCTTCAGCGGCACACAGCACGACGCCGGCGGCATGGAGACCGGCGGTTTCAAGTATTCTTTACATGGAAGGAGTTTCTGCACGCATGGCATTGAAGCAGCACTCTCTGATGAACCTCCTTGAAGAAAGGTGTTGAGGCCCATCGATTGAGAGTAACCCAGGAAAACCCatgaagaaaagagaagaaacaaTGTCAAATTCATGTTCATGGAAGCCATTGATATAAGAACTAGGATgattgatttgttttctttatttctctcttctGATCTTTTAATTGTGATGTTTTTACAGATCAGAAAGATGtcatgtatacatatatatacttggTTGGAAACTGCTACTATTTTTTGCACGTTataattttgaaagtttttgttGTCATGATCAGGAATTGTTCGTTCCAGCTCtaactctctcttcctctccactAAAACACCCATTTTCCTCGGCAGTTACAGATCCGATTTACCTGCAATCTATGCTTCGACCGATATGTCTAAGATCATCATGTGACTACTATCCTCATTTgtatttttctgaaattttaagaaaacccCTTGACGACATTTCTCACTTTTCCACATGCTTGACGTTGAAAATAGTAATAACTTCATTTTACAAGGCAACATGATCATGATGTCCAACAAAAAATGAGATCAACAAGATCGAACAACATGTGCACTTATACATTTTAGATAATTAGGAAATTCAACTGCAACATTAAAGTTTCCCAAGTTGTGTGTAGCTATATATCCCAcatgcttttaaaaaaagttggtccaaattctgttttttttttctcttttaggCCGAGAAGTTGCATGTACGCCACGCCAATTTTGGCTTTGCAATACATCACAAGGgattattctactcattatttctATACTACACaattgttaagaaaaaaaataaaaagataaaaaataaaagtaattgtgtcgtgtagagatgat encodes the following:
- the LOC121241979 gene encoding non-specific lipid transfer protein GPI-anchored 3-like, with protein sequence MASMNMNLTLFLLFSSWVFLGYSQSMGLNTFLQGGSSESAASMPCVQKLLPCKEYLKPPVSMPPASCCVPLKEMLTDDVNCLCRVFDNPEILKSFNVTQDDALKLPKACGSNADISLCKKAAGMPASSASSPPSSDDSKSAAAAYGVSQFGGSGLAALFLALLFISAFQA